The nucleotide window CCGGCGGATCGAGTTGAAGCTGACGGAGCGGTGAGGGGGGCGGAGCTTTCTTTGGTAGATGTCCACACGCTAATTCTGACAACTGGGCAATGGTGCACTACGAAGTGGGGGCTAATTCGAGCGTCAAGGGTATAGCATCGAGTCGCGATTGGGTGAGTGAGTTTGGCCGCCCCACAACGATGATATGCACCGGGCTGCTAAATCCGGGGTAGAGTTGTATCCTGACGACTATGTAACCTGCGACCGGCCCAACCTCCGGTACGCCGAGAAAAATCTGCAACGTGTGGGCAGGGTTCTCAACGATAGTCTCCGGTTCGGGCAAGTCGCCTACGTACATGGAGACATCGTCGCTGCGGCATAAAATGACGTCCAAAAGCAAAGGTTCAAATGCGCCCGGACCGAGAACGGCGCAAGCAAAGGCGTGACCGGTCTTGGCTAGAGATCGCAGGTAGTCTTCTCGATTAATGTCGCCAGTACGAACTGCGACGTGTTTTGCCCCTGTCTCCTTTCCAACCCGCCTGCTCATAGCCTTCAGTGCGTCCTCTTCGCAATAAGACCACAGCCGACCAATGCCGACGTTAAATGAACCGATTAGCGATATTCGTGGGGAGGTGATGCCAAAGGTGTAGTGCAACAGGGGCTTCAGCTATCGGCACAGATAGGGACTGAAGATTTCGAATGAAAGTTCCCGACGTGTCGAGCTCAACAAAATCGTAAACGATTTCTTTGCGTCGCGCCTTCTTTCTGCGCGTCGGCGCGCCAATTTGAGCGCGGAAATCGCCAAGCTGGTTCCTCAGAACGCGCTGCTCATAGGGCTGTATAATCCTTGGCAGGTCTTGCAGCAGGATTTCAACAGGACCTGTGCGTTTGCACCGAGAGCATAAGGGACAACGTGTTCGTCTGTAAGCTCTACATCGGTCGCGTCGCAGTAGATGCAACATTGTGGCGATGGAAACTTCTTACCTAGCCCGCTCTCTATGTTGTGCTCATGGTAATGCATTAAAAGGGTGCCTCGGGTCAGCAACAGGCGCGAACTTCATCTGAATTTGCAGAAGGCTTGCGAAACTCCGCCCCCCCAAAAAAAGCAAAACCCCCCCACCGGCGGGGGTTTGCGTCTTGTCTTACTCCGCCGTCAGCAGCGGCGGCTTTTGCCCGGTGAGCCGGGGCTTCACCGGCTCGGAGATGTCGAGCACGATGCCGCCGTCCCGGACGCCGACGCGCACCACGCCGCCCTTGGTCAGCTTGCCGAACAGCAGCTCTTCGGCCAGCGGCTTCTTGATGTGCTCCTGGATCACCCGGCCGAGCGGGCGGGCGCCCATCTTGTCGTCATAGCCCTTTTCGGCCAGCCAGGCGGCGGCTTCCGGGGTCAGCTCGATATGCACATGCCGGTCGATCAGCTGGGCTTCGAGCTGCAGCACGAACTTGTCTACCACCTGCATGATGATCTCGCGCGAGAGGGGCGCGAAGCTGATGACCGCATCCAGCCGGTTACGGAACTCGGGCGTGAAGGTGCGCTCGATGGCGGCGGTATCCTCGCCGGTGCGACGCTCACGCCCGAAGCCGATGGCGGATTTCGACATTTCCGACGCGCCGGCATTCGAGGTCATGATGAGGATCACGTTGCGGAAATCCACCGTCCGGCCGTTATGGTCGGTCAGCTTGCCGTGGTCCATCACTTGCAGAAGGATATTGTAGACATCCGGGTGGGCCTTTTCCATCTCGTCCAGCAGCAGCACGCAATGCGGATGCTGGTCGATGCCATCGGTCAGCATCCCGCCCTGGTCAAAGCCCACATAGCCCGGAGGCGCCCCGATCAGGCGGGAGACCGCGTGTTTCTCCATGTATTCCGACATGTCGAAGCGCAGCAGCTCCACGCCAAGGCTGTCGGCCAGTTGCCTGGCGACCTCGGTCTTGCCAACGCCGGTGGGGCCGGCAAACAGGTAGTTGCCGATCGGCTTTTCGGGTTCGCGCAGGCCGGCGCGGGCCAGCTTGATCGCCGAGGCCAGCGCCTCGATGGCCTTGTCCTGGCCGAAGACCACCCGCTTGAGCGTTTTCTCCAGATCGCGCAGCACTTCGGCATCGTCCTTGGACACGTTCTTGGGCGGGATGCGGGCGATGCGGGCCACCACGGCCTCGATCTCCTTGGAGCCGATGGTCTTGCGGCGCTTGCTGTCGGCCAAGAGATGCTGGGCCGCGCCCGCCTCGTCGATCACGTCGATGGCCTTGTCGGGCAGCTTGCGGTCATGGATGTAGCGCGCCGCCAGTTCCACCGCCGACTTGATCGCGTCATGGGTGTAGCGGATGTCGTGATGCTCCTCGAAATAGGGCTTGAGGCCCATCAGGATTTTCACGGTGTCATCGACTGAAGGTTCGTTCACGTCGATCTTCTGGAACCGGCGCGCCAGGGCGCGGTCCTTTTCGAAGTGCTGGCGGAACTCCTTGTAGGTGGTCGAGCCCATGCAGCGCAGCTTGCCGCCCTGAAGTGCGGGCTTGAGCAGGTTGGAGGCGTCCATCGCCCCGCCCGAGGTGGCGCCGGCGCCGATCACGGTGTGGATCTCGTCGATGAACAGGATGGCGTCGGGGTGATCCTCTAGTTCCTTCACGACTGCCTTCAGCCGCTCCTCGAAATCGCCGCGATAGCGGGTGCCGGCCAAGAGCGCGCCCATGTCGAGCGAGTAGATGGTGGCGCCCGAGAGGATGTCGGGGGTCTGGCCGCGGGTGATCTTCAGCGCGAGACCCTCGGCGATGGCGGTCTTGCCGACGCCGGGATCGCCGACCAGCAGCGGGTTATTCTTGCGGCGGCGGCACAGCACCTGAATGCAGCGCTCCACCTCCTGCTCGCGGCCGATCAGCGGATCGACCTCTCCCTTGCGGGACTTGGCATTGAGGTCGACGCAGTATTTGGCCAGTGCCGATTCCTTGGCATCGCCGCCGCCCGAGGGGGCTGCGCTGCCGGTGCTGCCGGTGTCCGCCTCATCCTCGGTCGCGCCGGTGATCGGGCGGCTTTCGCCGAAGGAGGGGTTCTTGGCGACGCCGTGGGCGATGAAGTTCACCGCATCGTACCGCGTCATGTCCTGTTCCTGCAGGAAATAGGCGGCGTTGGATTCGCGTTCGGCAAAGATCGCCACCAGCACATTGGCGCCGGTCACTTCGGTGCGGCCCGAGGATTGCACATGGATCGCCGCGCGCTGGATCACGCGCTGGAAGGCGGCGGTCGGCACGGCCTCGGAGCCCTCGACGTCGGTGACGAGGGTGGAGAGGTCATCATCGATGAACTCCACCAGCGTGCGGCGCAGGTCATCGAGATCGACATTGCAGGCCCGCATCACCTTGGCGGCGTCGGGTTCGTCGATCAGCGACAGGAGCAGATGTTCAAGCGTCGCAAGCTCGTGCCGGCGTGCATTGGCAAGCGCCAGGGCGGCATGGATGGCCTGTTCGAGTGTGTTCGAAAACGACGGCACGTGCGTGCTCCTTTCCTCAGGGTCGGAAGGGGGCGGAGCCCCGAGGGACATGTCCCTGCCGACCGTGGCCTCATGATCTTAAAGTTCGGTGGAAATCGCCGGGCTTCAAGTGTTATTTCGCCGATTTGGTTCGCGGCCGTGACGCAGACCCAAAATGTGAACGGATTGCGACGATCTGTTCGTGCCCTCATCGCCAACCCGGCGACAAAAGCGTCAGAAGCGGTCCTTGGCGGTGCGGATCGCGCCGAAAACCGCGGCATCTTCTGCATCGGCCATACCAAGCGCGGATTTCACCGCGGCATGGCCCGCACGCAAGAAGGGGTTGGTTTCAAGTTCCTCGCCCAGCATCGAGGGCACGGTGGGCCGCCCCTCGGCCCGCGCCGCCTCAATGGCTGCGATGCGGGATATAAGCGCGGGATTGCTGGGTTCAATGGTGCGGGCGAAGCGGGCGTTGCTGGCGGTGTATTCGTGGCCCGAGCAGACGGTGGTTTCGGGCGGCAGCGTCGCCAGCCGGGACAGGCTGTCCCACATCATCGGGGCGGTTCCCTCGAACAGGCGTCCGCAGCCAAGCGCCATCAGGCTGTCGCCGGTGAAGACCATCGCGGTCTCGGGCAGGTGATAGGCGACATGGCCCACGGTATGGCCTGACACGTCGATCACCACCGCTTCGGTGCCGCAGAGCCTGAACCTTTCGGCCGGTGCGACTGCGCGGTCGAGCGGCGGCAGGCGGTGCGCGTCGATGGCCGCGCCGGTGACACGGGCGCCGGTGGCGGCGACCAGCTCCGCCACGCCCTGGATGTGGTCGGGGTGGTGATGGGTCAGCAGGATGTCGGTCAGCGTCCAGTCGTGATCCGCCAGCGCGGCCAGGATCGGCGCGGCCTCGGGCACGTCCACGCAGGCCGTCTCACGGGTGTCGGCATTGTGGACGAGGAAGGCGTAATTGTCGGACAGGCAGGGAATGGTGACAAGCTGCAGCATGGCGTTCCTCTGGGATCCGGGTATGGTGGAGGCCGACTTTGCCCAACGGAGCCGGCCAGCGCAATGCATCTCGACGTTCTGGACCTGCGCAACTTCTACTATCGCACCCCCCTGGGGCGGGTGGCGCAGAAGGCGATCCGCGACCAGATGATCGCCCTCTGGCCCGAGGCGCAGGGGCAGACGGTGGCGGGCTTCGGCTTTGCGGTGCCGCTGCTGCGGCCTTACCTGTCAACCGCGCGCCGGGTGATCGGGCTGATGCCGGCGCCGCAGGGGGTGATGGCCTGGCCGGCGGGTTTGGCGAATGTCTCGGTCCTGTGCGAAGAGGTGCAGTGGCCCCTGGATACCGGAATGGTGGACAAGCTGGTGCTGATGCACGGGCTGGACACTTCGGAACATCCGACTGCGGTGCTGGACGAATGCCGGCGGGTGCTTGGGCCGGGGGGACGGGCGATCTTCATCGTGCCGAACCGGGCCGGGCTGTGGGCGAGGCGTGATGTGACGCCGTTCGGCTTTGGCCGGCCCTATACGCTAGGGCAGCTGGATGCGCAGCTGCGCCGTGCCGGGTTCGTGCCCGAACGGCATCTGGCGGCGCTGTATATCCCGCCGACCAGCCGGCGGTTCTGGTTGCGCTCGGCCCCGATGTGGGAGCGGATCGGCACGCGGATCAGCTCAGCCCTGGCGGGCGGAGTGCTGATGGTCGAGGCGTCCAAGCAGGTCTATGCGCCGACACGGCCGGGGCTGGCGGCGGCGGTGCGGCGGCCGCTGCGGGTTCTGGAAGGCGCGGCGCAACCGGCGCCGGGCGCGGTGGCCGGCGCGTCCTACGCCGGAGAAATGTCGGGTCTTGGGACCCGCCCCGGGCTTTCGCGCGCTGCGCCTGCGAGGTGAATCGCCGCACCGCGGCGCGGGTACCTTGGGGGAGGCGCTGCGGGAATATCCACCCCTGCACGCATGTTAGCGCCCAAAGCCCGATTAATATTTTCAACCTTTTTGCTGACATGGGACCAAGCCCCAGAGAAATCGGCATTTTCCGGCGGTGCCCCTGCGCGCTTGCTGGTTGCGACACGGGCTTTGCTCTGCTAAACCCGCGCCGAATTTGGGTGTGTAGCGGAAGTCCGCGCATGCCAGGGGTCGCCCTCTACCTGCAGGGAGCAGGTCCGGGGCAAAGACATCGGAAGGGTGGACGTGTCCGAACCAGCTTCGATCTCCGCAAACATCGCCGGGCGCTATGCGACGGCCGTTTTCGACCTTGCAAAGGAAGGTGGCAGCCTTGCGACGCTGGAAGCCGATGTCTCGGCCCTTGGCGCGGCGCTGAAGGAAAGCGCGGAGTTCCGCGACCTGCTGTCCTCGCCGGTCTACAGCCGGGAAGAGCAGGCCCGCAGCATCGCTGCCATCGTGGCGAAGATGGGGCTGTCGCAGCTGGCTGGCAACACGCTGGCGCTGATGTCGGCCAAGCGCCGGCTGTTCGTGCTGCCGCAGCTGGTCATGGCACTGAAGGACCGCATCGCTGCCGAGAAGGGCGAAGTGACCGCGGACGTGACCGCGGCCTCGCCGCTGTCGGCCGAGCAGTCCTCGCGCCTTGCTGCAGCTCTTTCGAAGACGGTCGGCAAGACCGTGATCCTGAACACGGCCGTCGATGAAAGCCTCATCGGCGGTCTTATCGTCAAGGTTGGCTCGAAGATGATCGACACGTCGGTCGCCTCGAAGCTCGCCTCTCTCCAGCATGCCATGAAAGAGGTCGGATAATGGGAATCCAAGCAGCCGAGATCTCTGCGATCCTCAAGGAGCAGATCAAGAACTTCGGTCAAGACGCCGAAGTTGCCGAAGTGGGCCGCGTGCTCAGCGTCGGTGATGGGATCGCGCGGGTCCACGGGCTCGACAATGTCCAGGCCGGCGAGATGGTCGAATTCCCCGGCGGTATCCGCGGGATGGCGCTGAACCTCGAGGTCGACAACGTCGGGATCGTGATCTTCGGCTCGGACCGCGACATCAAGGAAGGCGATGTCGTCAAGCGGACCCAGTCCATCGTGGACGTTCCGGTAGGCAACGGCCTGCTGGGCCGCGTCGTCGACGCGCTTGGCAACCCGATCGACGGCAAGGGCCCGATCGTTTCCACCGAGCGCCGCGTGGCGGACGTGAAGGCCCCGGGCATCATCCCGCGCAAATCGGTGCATGAGCCGATGGCGACCGGCCTCAAGTCGGTGGATGCGATGATCCCGGTGGGCCGTGGTCAGCGCGAGCTTATCATCGGTGACCGCCAGACCGGCAAGACCGCCATCGCGCTCGACACGATCCTGAACCAGAAGTCCTATAACGAGGCTGCTGGCGACGACGAGAGCAAGAAGCTCTACTGCGTCTATGTCGCCATCGGGCAGAAGCGCTCGACCGTGGCGCAGCTGGTGAAGAAGCTGGAAGAAAGCGGCGCGATCGCCTATTCGATCGTCGTGGCGGCCACCGCCTCCGACCCGGCGCCGATGCAGTTCCTGGCGCCCTATTCGGCGACCGCCATTGCGGAATTCTTCCGCGACAACGGCCGCCACGCGCTCATCATCTATGATGACCTTTCCAAACAGGCCGTGGCCTACCGCCAGATGTCGCTGCTGCTCCGCCGTCCGCCGGGGCGCGAGGCCTACCCGGGCGACGTGTTCTACCTGCACTCCCGCCTGCTGGAGCGTTCGTCGAAGCTGAACGAGGATTTCGGTGCCGGTTCGCTGACCGCGCTGCCGATCATCGAGACGCAGGCCGGTGACGTGTCTGCCTATATCCCGACCAACGTGATCTCGATCACCGACGGCCAGATCTTCCTGGAAACCGAGCTGTTCTACCAGGGCGTCCGCCCCGCCGTGAACACCGGTCTGTCGGTGTCGCGCGTCGGCTCTGCCGCGCAGACCTCGGCGATGAAGTCGGTGGCCGGCCCGGTGAAGCTGGAACTGGCGCAGTACCGCGAGATGGCGGCCTTCGCGCAGTTCGGTTCCGACCTAGACGCCTCGACCCAGCGGCTGCTGAACCGCGGTGCCCGTCTGACCGAGCTGATGAAACAGCCGCAATACTCGCCGATGACCAACGCGGAAATCGTGATCGTCATCTTTGCGGGCACCAAGGGCTATATCGACAGCGTCCCGGTCAAGGAAGTCGGCCGCTGGGAAGCGGGCCTGCTGTCCTTCCTGCGCAACAACCGCAAGGAGTTGCTGGACGACATCACCCGGAACGACCGTAAAGTGGCGGGCGATCTTGAAAAGTCGATCCGCGCTGCTCTCGACGAGTACGCGAAAACCTTCGCCTGAGCGGGGGAGAGGACAGGGTTATGCCTAGCCTTAAGGACCTGAAAAACCGGATCGGAAGCGTGAAATCCACGCGGAAGATCACGAAAGCGATGCAGATGGTCGCGGCGGCAAAACTGCGCCGTGCCCAGGAGGCCGCCGAGGCCGCGCGTCCCTATGCCGAGCGGATGAATGCCGTGGTCGCGGGGCTTGCCTCGTCCGTTGCCGGGTCCGAAGGCGCGCCACGCCTTCTGGCCGGCACCGGCGCCGACCAGGTGCAGCTGCTGGTGGTGATGACCTCGGAGCGGGGTCTGTGCGGCGGCTTCAACACCGTCATCGTCCGGCTTGCCCGGGCGAAGATCAACGAGTTGCTGGCGGCCGGAAAGACGGTGAAGATCCTCACCGTCGGCAAGAAGGGCCGCGAGCAGTTGAAGCGTGACTATGGCCAGTATTTCGTCGGCCATGTCGACCTGTCCGAGATCAAGCGCATCGGTTATGACAATGCGCAGGGCATCGCCCGCGACATCCTCGCCCGCTTTGCCGCGAACGAGTTCGATGTGGCGACGATCTTCTACAACCGCTTCCAGTCGGTCATCAGCCAGATCCCGACCGCGCAGCAGGTGATCCCGGCGGTGTTCGACGGCGGGGCGGAAACCTCGGCGCTTTACGACTACGAGCCTTCCGAGGAAGGGATCCTGGCCGATCTGCTGCCGCGCTCTGTCGCCACGCAGATCTTCGCGGCGCTGCTGGAGAACGCAGCTTCGGAACAGGGTGCGCGGATGAGCGCGATGGACAACGCCACCCGCAACGCGGGCGACATGATCAACAAGCTGACCATCGTCTACAACCGCTCGCGCCAGGCCGCGATCACCAAGGAACTCATCGAAATCATCTCGGGCGCCGAGGCGCTCTGACGGAACCGGAGAAACCACATGGCAAAAGCAACTGGCAAAGTCACGCAGGTGATCGGCGCCGTCGTCGACGTGCAATTCGAAGACCAACTGCCGGCGATTCTGAACGCGCTTGAGACCACCAACAACGGCAAGCGGCTGGTTCTGGAAGTCGCCCAGCATCTGGGCGAGAACACCGTGCGCACCATCGCAATGGACGCGACCGAAGGTCTTGTCCGCGGCGCCCCGGTGTCGGACCTCGGCATGCCGATCTCGGTGCCGGTGGGCGACGCGACGCTGGGCCGGATCCTGAACGTGATCGGCGAGCCGGTCGATGAAAAGGGTCCGGTCAACGCGACCGAGACCCGCGCCATCCACCAGCCGGCCCCGTCCTTTGACGAGCAGTCGACCGAAAGCGTGGTTCTGGTCACCGGCATCAAGGTGATCGACCTGCTGGCCCCCTATGCCAAGGGCGGCAAGATCGGCCTGTTCGGCGGCGCCGGCGTGGGCAAGACGGTTCTCATCATGGAACTCATCAACAACATCGCCAAGGTGCACTCGGGCTACTCGGTGTTCGCCGGTGTCGGCGAGCGGACCCGTGAAGGCAACGACCTCTACCACGAGATGATCGAGTCGGGCGTTATCAACACCGAAGATCTGACGGAATCCAAAGTGGCCCTTGTCTATGGCCAGATGAACGAGCCGCCGGGGGCCCGTGCCCGCGTTGCGCTGACCGGCCTGACCCTGGCCGAGCAGTTCCGCGACCAGTCCGGCACCGACGTGCTGTTCTTCGTGGACAACATCTTCCGCTTTACCCAGGCGGGCTCGGAAGTGTCGGCTCTGCTGGGCCGTATTCCTTCGGCCGTGGGCTACCAGCCGACGCTGGCGACCGACATGGGCGCGCTGCAAGAGCGGATCACCTCGACCAAGAAGGGCTCGATCACCTCGGTTCAGGCCATCTACGTTCCGGCCGACGACCTTACCGACCCGGCGCCTGCGGCCTCGTTCGCTCACCTTGACGCCACCACGGTGCTGTCGCGCGCGATCTCGGAACTGGGCATCTACCCGGCTGTTGACCCGCTCGACTCGACCTCGCGCCTGCTCGACCCGGCGGTGATCGGCGAAGAGCATTACAAGGTTGCGACCGACGTGCAGCAGATCCTTCAGCGCTACAAGTCGCTGCAGGACATCATCGCCATCCTCGGGATGGACGAGCTGTCGGAAGAGGACAAGCTGA belongs to Frigidibacter mobilis and includes:
- the gloB gene encoding hydroxyacylglutathione hydrolase; its protein translation is MLQLVTIPCLSDNYAFLVHNADTRETACVDVPEAAPILAALADHDWTLTDILLTHHHPDHIQGVAELVAATGARVTGAAIDAHRLPPLDRAVAPAERFRLCGTEAVVIDVSGHTVGHVAYHLPETAMVFTGDSLMALGCGRLFEGTAPMMWDSLSRLATLPPETTVCSGHEYTASNARFARTIEPSNPALISRIAAIEAARAEGRPTVPSMLGEELETNPFLRAGHAAVKSALGMADAEDAAVFGAIRTAKDRF
- a CDS encoding F0F1 ATP synthase subunit delta is translated as MSEPASISANIAGRYATAVFDLAKEGGSLATLEADVSALGAALKESAEFRDLLSSPVYSREEQARSIAAIVAKMGLSQLAGNTLALMSAKRRLFVLPQLVMALKDRIAAEKGEVTADVTAASPLSAEQSSRLAAALSKTVGKTVILNTAVDESLIGGLIVKVGSKMIDTSVASKLASLQHAMKEVG
- a CDS encoding HNH endonuclease, whose product is MHYHEHNIESGLGKKFPSPQCCIYCDATDVELTDEHVVPYALGANAQVLLKSCCKTCQGLYSPMSSAF
- the atpD gene encoding F0F1 ATP synthase subunit beta, giving the protein MAKATGKVTQVIGAVVDVQFEDQLPAILNALETTNNGKRLVLEVAQHLGENTVRTIAMDATEGLVRGAPVSDLGMPISVPVGDATLGRILNVIGEPVDEKGPVNATETRAIHQPAPSFDEQSTESVVLVTGIKVIDLLAPYAKGGKIGLFGGAGVGKTVLIMELINNIAKVHSGYSVFAGVGERTREGNDLYHEMIESGVINTEDLTESKVALVYGQMNEPPGARARVALTGLTLAEQFRDQSGTDVLFFVDNIFRFTQAGSEVSALLGRIPSAVGYQPTLATDMGALQERITSTKKGSITSVQAIYVPADDLTDPAPAASFAHLDATTVLSRAISELGIYPAVDPLDSTSRLLDPAVIGEEHYKVATDVQQILQRYKSLQDIIAILGMDELSEEDKLTVTRARKIQRFLSQPFDVAKVFTGADGKQVPLEDTIKSFKAVVAGEYDHLPEAAFYMVGGIEEVIAKAQRLAAEAA
- the atpA gene encoding F0F1 ATP synthase subunit alpha; this translates as MGIQAAEISAILKEQIKNFGQDAEVAEVGRVLSVGDGIARVHGLDNVQAGEMVEFPGGIRGMALNLEVDNVGIVIFGSDRDIKEGDVVKRTQSIVDVPVGNGLLGRVVDALGNPIDGKGPIVSTERRVADVKAPGIIPRKSVHEPMATGLKSVDAMIPVGRGQRELIIGDRQTGKTAIALDTILNQKSYNEAAGDDESKKLYCVYVAIGQKRSTVAQLVKKLEESGAIAYSIVVAATASDPAPMQFLAPYSATAIAEFFRDNGRHALIIYDDLSKQAVAYRQMSLLLRRPPGREAYPGDVFYLHSRLLERSSKLNEDFGAGSLTALPIIETQAGDVSAYIPTNVISITDGQIFLETELFYQGVRPAVNTGLSVSRVGSAAQTSAMKSVAGPVKLELAQYREMAAFAQFGSDLDASTQRLLNRGARLTELMKQPQYSPMTNAEIVIVIFAGTKGYIDSVPVKEVGRWEAGLLSFLRNNRKELLDDITRNDRKVAGDLEKSIRAALDEYAKTFA
- a CDS encoding F0F1 ATP synthase subunit gamma: MPSLKDLKNRIGSVKSTRKITKAMQMVAAAKLRRAQEAAEAARPYAERMNAVVAGLASSVAGSEGAPRLLAGTGADQVQLLVVMTSERGLCGGFNTVIVRLARAKINELLAAGKTVKILTVGKKGREQLKRDYGQYFVGHVDLSEIKRIGYDNAQGIARDILARFAANEFDVATIFYNRFQSVISQIPTAQQVIPAVFDGGAETSALYDYEPSEEGILADLLPRSVATQIFAALLENAASEQGARMSAMDNATRNAGDMINKLTIVYNRSRQAAITKELIEIISGAEAL
- a CDS encoding class I SAM-dependent methyltransferase gives rise to the protein MHLDVLDLRNFYYRTPLGRVAQKAIRDQMIALWPEAQGQTVAGFGFAVPLLRPYLSTARRVIGLMPAPQGVMAWPAGLANVSVLCEEVQWPLDTGMVDKLVLMHGLDTSEHPTAVLDECRRVLGPGGRAIFIVPNRAGLWARRDVTPFGFGRPYTLGQLDAQLRRAGFVPERHLAALYIPPTSRRFWLRSAPMWERIGTRISSALAGGVLMVEASKQVYAPTRPGLAAAVRRPLRVLEGAAQPAPGAVAGASYAGEMSGLGTRPGLSRAAPAR
- the clpA gene encoding ATP-dependent Clp protease ATP-binding subunit ClpA, whose translation is MPSFSNTLEQAIHAALALANARRHELATLEHLLLSLIDEPDAAKVMRACNVDLDDLRRTLVEFIDDDLSTLVTDVEGSEAVPTAAFQRVIQRAAIHVQSSGRTEVTGANVLVAIFAERESNAAYFLQEQDMTRYDAVNFIAHGVAKNPSFGESRPITGATEDEADTGSTGSAAPSGGGDAKESALAKYCVDLNAKSRKGEVDPLIGREQEVERCIQVLCRRRKNNPLLVGDPGVGKTAIAEGLALKITRGQTPDILSGATIYSLDMGALLAGTRYRGDFEERLKAVVKELEDHPDAILFIDEIHTVIGAGATSGGAMDASNLLKPALQGGKLRCMGSTTYKEFRQHFEKDRALARRFQKIDVNEPSVDDTVKILMGLKPYFEEHHDIRYTHDAIKSAVELAARYIHDRKLPDKAIDVIDEAGAAQHLLADSKRRKTIGSKEIEAVVARIARIPPKNVSKDDAEVLRDLEKTLKRVVFGQDKAIEALASAIKLARAGLREPEKPIGNYLFAGPTGVGKTEVARQLADSLGVELLRFDMSEYMEKHAVSRLIGAPPGYVGFDQGGMLTDGIDQHPHCVLLLDEMEKAHPDVYNILLQVMDHGKLTDHNGRTVDFRNVILIMTSNAGASEMSKSAIGFGRERRTGEDTAAIERTFTPEFRNRLDAVISFAPLSREIIMQVVDKFVLQLEAQLIDRHVHIELTPEAAAWLAEKGYDDKMGARPLGRVIQEHIKKPLAEELLFGKLTKGGVVRVGVRDGGIVLDISEPVKPRLTGQKPPLLTAE